Proteins co-encoded in one Halorussus lipolyticus genomic window:
- a CDS encoding Era-like GTP-binding protein — protein sequence MGLFTDLKDSIARVTDKLFSAQEPKRIGIYGPPNAGKTTLANRIARDWTGDAVGPESHIPHETRRARSKENVEIERNGKTVSIDIVDTPGVTTKVDYEEFLDHDMEKEDAVRRSREATEGVAEAMHWLREDVEGVIYVLDSTTDPFTQVNTMLIGIIESQDLPVLILANKTDLEDSSVQRIRNAFPQHETIPLSALEGDNMDEVYDKIAEYFA from the coding sequence ATGGGATTGTTTACCGACCTGAAAGACAGCATTGCCCGCGTTACGGACAAGCTCTTCTCCGCGCAGGAGCCGAAGCGTATCGGTATCTACGGCCCGCCAAACGCCGGAAAGACGACCCTCGCCAACCGCATCGCCCGTGATTGGACTGGCGACGCGGTGGGTCCCGAGAGTCACATTCCACACGAAACCCGGCGGGCCAGAAGCAAGGAGAACGTAGAAATCGAGCGCAACGGCAAGACGGTGTCCATCGACATCGTTGACACGCCGGGCGTGACGACCAAAGTCGATTACGAGGAGTTCCTCGACCACGACATGGAGAAAGAGGATGCAGTGCGTCGCTCCCGCGAGGCCACCGAGGGCGTCGCGGAGGCGATGCACTGGCTCCGGGAGGACGTGGAGGGCGTCATCTACGTGTTGGACAGCACGACCGACCCCTTCACGCAGGTCAACACTATGCTCATCGGTATCATCGAGAGTCAAGACCTCCCAGTCCTCATCCTCGCTAACAAGACCGACCTCGAAGATTCGAGCGTCCAGCGCATCCGGAACGCCTTCCCTCAGCACGAGACCATCCCGCTCTCGGCGCTCGAAGGCGACAACATGGACGAAGTGTACGACAAGATAGCGGAGTACTTCGCGTGA
- a CDS encoding DUF2073 domain-containing protein produces the protein MPEVTGDDPDDGVQIDLIGADRMAEMASMEKIRMILDGVRDGNIVILETGLSPDEESRLIEVTMTEISPDEFNGIEIETYPRSETADQSFLDRLMGKESTRKLTVIGPANQIETLHKDENLISALVSRK, from the coding sequence ATGCCAGAAGTGACTGGGGACGACCCCGACGACGGCGTGCAAATCGACCTTATCGGTGCCGACCGGATGGCCGAGATGGCGTCGATGGAGAAGATTCGGATGATTCTCGACGGGGTTCGGGACGGCAACATCGTCATCCTCGAAACCGGGCTTTCGCCCGACGAGGAGAGTAGACTCATCGAGGTCACGATGACCGAAATCAGCCCCGACGAGTTCAACGGTATCGAAATCGAGACCTACCCCCGGTCCGAGACCGCAGACCAGAGCTTCCTCGATAGGCTGATGGGCAAGGAATCGACGCGAAAGCTCACCGTCATCGGCCCGGCGAACCAAATCGAGACGCTTCACAAAGACGAGAACCTCATCAGCGCGCTCGTCTCACGCAAATAA
- a CDS encoding OapC/ArvC family zinc-ribbon domain-containing protein yields the protein MPHQCTTCGRTFEDGSKDMLSGCPDCGGNKFQFQPAGAVSESAGNAGANASGGPANAATAPKKTPESARSAGGSSSSADASETGGTRGGTAGDRGASAPETGGDDRASAVNRAAATVRDWVGKRDDARDDRTDSTRDEASTRNGTAPRTDATPPSEEDSAQASARRDVVSESELPDEPPQRAGVSEPGDAPAANSEGNVVSAPDDESPGLKELREELNSQFESIRIVEPGQYELNLMELYEREEYIISLQEDGKYVIEVPDAWDASDR from the coding sequence ATGCCCCACCAGTGTACCACCTGCGGGCGGACGTTCGAGGACGGCTCGAAGGATATGCTCTCGGGCTGTCCGGACTGCGGCGGGAACAAGTTTCAGTTCCAACCCGCGGGGGCCGTAAGCGAGAGTGCCGGAAACGCCGGAGCGAACGCAAGCGGTGGACCTGCGAACGCCGCGACTGCGCCGAAGAAGACGCCCGAGAGCGCCCGGTCGGCCGGGGGGTCGTCGTCCTCGGCCGACGCATCCGAAACAGGGGGTACTCGCGGGGGCACGGCCGGCGACCGAGGAGCGTCCGCACCCGAAACAGGGGGTGACGACCGAGCAAGCGCGGTGAACCGGGCGGCCGCGACGGTCCGCGATTGGGTCGGCAAGCGCGACGATGCCCGAGACGACCGGACTGATTCGACGCGAGACGAGGCCTCGACGCGAAACGGTACTGCGCCGCGGACCGACGCTACCCCGCCGAGCGAGGAGGACTCGGCGCAGGCCAGCGCTCGCCGGGACGTGGTGAGCGAGTCGGAGTTACCCGACGAACCGCCCCAGCGCGCCGGCGTCTCGGAACCCGGTGACGCGCCCGCCGCAAATTCCGAGGGGAACGTCGTCAGCGCGCCCGACGACGAGAGTCCGGGACTGAAGGAACTCCGCGAGGAGCTAAACAGTCAGTTCGAGAGCATCCGAATCGTGGAACCCGGCCAGTACGAACTCAATCTGATGGAACTGTACGAGCGCGAGGAGTACATCATCTCGCTACAGGAAGACGGGAAGTACGTCATCGAGGTCCCCGACGCGTGGGACGCGAGCGACCGCTGA
- a CDS encoding MATE family efflux transporter, with translation MFDDAKRRAKSVAFLFPAALARLDLLDREKGEEAFDLAVPVMVTGGMRTLLRAADFFMVGRALGDEAVAALELGFQYFFIPFGLSLALTSGTISVVSRFEGADERDKANFAIKQSLWLALLLAIPITAVTWVYAEPMIDVLTDDARTIELGAVYLKIIMLSVSFRFWSMIAARALAGVGDTRTPMYIRLLTLPTNIFLNAVLIFGFGPFPELGVAGAAWGTAIANVLAATLFTAALVSGRYTVRLPVGGKQWDWSIAGEIVRVGAPLAGTRLSRTLGRFPFLLVLTTLGTPVVAAYAIGRRIMLLALMPAWGYSTASSTLVGQSIGAGEDDEATQYGWQTLRIALVTQLLIAAVLFAAARPLATAFGTDHVDLTVEFIRVFGLGVAAFSVSRTMRGGLRGAGDTRWPLYGTFAGTYFFKLPVALLAVAPGVALFSVDGWSFAPGLGWGLLAVYVSILGDMYLRAVVNTFRFWTGKWKRVARESDVGAGTGAD, from the coding sequence ATGTTCGACGACGCCAAGCGCCGAGCGAAAAGCGTCGCGTTCCTCTTTCCGGCGGCGTTGGCCCGCCTCGATCTCCTCGACAGGGAGAAAGGCGAGGAGGCCTTCGACCTCGCGGTCCCCGTGATGGTCACCGGTGGGATGCGGACCCTGCTCCGGGCCGCGGACTTCTTCATGGTCGGGCGGGCACTCGGCGACGAGGCGGTGGCCGCGCTCGAACTCGGCTTTCAGTACTTCTTCATCCCCTTCGGCCTCTCGCTTGCGCTGACCAGCGGGACCATCAGCGTCGTCTCCAGATTCGAGGGGGCCGACGAGCGCGACAAGGCCAACTTCGCCATCAAGCAGTCGCTCTGGCTGGCGCTCCTGCTGGCGATTCCAATCACGGCTGTCACGTGGGTCTACGCCGAACCGATGATAGACGTGCTGACCGACGACGCCCGGACAATCGAACTCGGGGCCGTCTACCTCAAAATCATCATGCTCTCGGTCTCCTTCCGGTTCTGGAGCATGATTGCGGCCCGCGCGCTGGCGGGAGTCGGCGACACTCGGACCCCGATGTACATCCGACTGCTCACGCTCCCGACCAACATCTTCCTGAACGCGGTCCTCATCTTCGGGTTCGGTCCCTTCCCCGAGTTGGGCGTCGCTGGCGCGGCGTGGGGAACCGCCATCGCCAACGTCCTCGCGGCGACCCTGTTCACGGCCGCGCTCGTCTCCGGTCGGTACACGGTCCGGCTACCGGTCGGGGGTAAGCAGTGGGACTGGTCGATTGCAGGCGAAATCGTCCGGGTCGGTGCGCCCCTCGCGGGGACTCGCCTTTCTCGGACCCTCGGGCGATTCCCCTTCCTGCTGGTCCTGACCACGCTCGGGACGCCGGTGGTCGCGGCCTACGCCATCGGTCGGCGAATCATGTTGCTGGCGCTGATGCCGGCGTGGGGTTATTCGACGGCCTCCTCGACGCTGGTCGGCCAGTCCATCGGCGCGGGCGAGGACGACGAGGCCACTCAGTACGGGTGGCAGACGCTCCGAATCGCGCTGGTCACGCAACTGCTCATCGCGGCGGTGCTGTTCGCGGCGGCCCGGCCGCTGGCGACCGCCTTCGGTACCGACCACGTGGACTTGACCGTCGAGTTCATCCGGGTGTTCGGTCTCGGCGTCGCGGCGTTCAGCGTCTCCCGGACGATGCGAGGAGGACTCCGCGGCGCGGGCGACACGCGCTGGCCCCTCTACGGCACCTTCGCCGGGACCTACTTCTTCAAACTCCCGGTGGCGCTCCTCGCCGTCGCGCCCGGCGTCGCCCTGTTCTCGGTCGATGGCTGGAGCTTCGCGCCCGGCCTCGGATGGGGTCTGCTGGCGGTGTACGTCTCCATCCTCGGGGACATGTATCTCCGGGCGGTGGTCAACACTTTCCGGTTCTGGACCGGCAAGTGGAAGCGCGTCGCCCGCGAGTCCGACGTGGGTGCCGGGACCGGCGCGGACTGA
- a CDS encoding DUF7089 family protein yields MFEQRSLSEEVQAVREAHAPETIVLDSGSDFETLAPERAEDLGLLVDSLDPIAYPDEWLPEDAPELLRRFASTDFTVGMPGDGSVAWTRQTKPPVAFVKPRVQGSPDEFVDFLIAEALVEIGTDCPEQFLGFFEDQYVELDAALPFDAGSVYQIAAALYDAYLGLRTREVFADWGNESGDAHRPRLFSAWQDAGERIEPRLEGLPASMARDETDFADAAEFACAAVKHGLELPAPFAALDTEAYRDHGPAYAVKWAEKTFE; encoded by the coding sequence ATGTTCGAGCAACGGTCGCTGTCCGAGGAGGTCCAAGCGGTCCGCGAGGCCCACGCGCCCGAGACAATCGTCCTCGACTCGGGGTCGGACTTCGAGACGCTGGCACCCGAGCGCGCCGAGGACCTCGGCCTGCTGGTGGACTCGCTCGACCCAATCGCCTACCCCGACGAGTGGCTTCCAGAGGACGCGCCGGAACTCCTCCGGCGGTTCGCCTCGACCGACTTCACGGTCGGGATGCCCGGCGACGGGAGCGTGGCGTGGACGCGCCAGACGAAGCCTCCGGTTGCGTTCGTCAAGCCCCGCGTGCAGGGGTCGCCCGACGAGTTCGTGGACTTCCTGATTGCGGAGGCGCTGGTGGAAATCGGCACGGACTGCCCCGAGCAGTTCCTCGGGTTCTTCGAGGACCAGTACGTCGAACTCGACGCCGCGCTCCCCTTCGACGCCGGGAGCGTCTACCAAATCGCGGCGGCGCTCTACGACGCCTACCTCGGACTCCGCACGCGAGAGGTCTTCGCCGACTGGGGGAATGAATCGGGTGACGCACACCGCCCCCGACTCTTTTCGGCGTGGCAGGACGCGGGCGAGCGCATCGAACCCCGGTTAGAAGGGCTTCCCGCCTCGATGGCCCGCGACGAAACCGACTTCGCCGACGCCGCCGAGTTCGCCTGCGCCGCAGTCAAACACGGCCTCGAACTCCCCGCGCCGTTCGCGGCGCTCGACACCGAGGCCTACCGCGACCACGGCCCGGCCTACGCGGTCAAGTGGGCCGAGAAGACCTTCGAGTAG
- a CDS encoding ferredoxin codes for MRIEFDRDTCTGMFQCTAEWDAFEENRDDGKADLRDADEDAEDTFVREIPDDAEFDAKMAARVCPVDAIRVYDDDGEQIIP; via the coding sequence ATGCGAATCGAGTTCGACCGCGACACCTGCACCGGGATGTTCCAGTGTACCGCCGAGTGGGACGCCTTCGAGGAGAACCGCGACGACGGGAAGGCCGACCTCAGAGACGCCGACGAGGACGCCGAGGACACCTTCGTCCGCGAAATCCCGGACGACGCCGAGTTCGACGCGAAGATGGCCGCCCGAGTCTGTCCGGTGGACGCCATTCGCGTCTACGACGACGACGGCGAGCAGATTATTCCCTGA
- a CDS encoding ATP-grasp domain-containing protein, whose amino-acid sequence MAVVLCGPSWDDDLTLLAEEIEAKGGEPIFCHTDDWPGEAPIRFRPDSETVFFDSTVTYDDVTGAYFQSNLLFHPMTAMQREPFKGRDDPKRTLAQIRDHRSVFESFARRLESEGIPALPRVRNHYLQGQKPWQLSQFASDGVPVPDTLFTNDPTAVEEFYRDHDRVIYKPATNGAPPAELTDEDLAGDGLGALVNAPVQFQEFVPGEDLRVYVLDGEVVGAIQYDSESFSFKIDRQRGQEIQTTAASVSDDIAESAVRAIAAAGLVFGAADVRRRPDGDHVVFEVNETPVFNGADARCDQNVAERLAEYLLDGGR is encoded by the coding sequence ATGGCTGTCGTACTCTGTGGTCCCTCGTGGGACGACGACCTGACGCTCCTCGCCGAGGAGATAGAAGCAAAGGGCGGCGAGCCGATTTTCTGCCACACCGACGATTGGCCGGGGGAAGCGCCGATTCGGTTCCGACCCGACTCCGAGACGGTGTTTTTCGACAGTACTGTCACCTACGACGACGTGACGGGGGCGTACTTCCAGTCGAACCTCCTGTTTCACCCGATGACGGCGATGCAACGCGAACCGTTCAAGGGCCGCGACGACCCCAAGCGGACGTTGGCCCAGATTCGGGACCACCGGAGCGTCTTCGAAAGTTTCGCCCGGCGACTCGAATCTGAGGGTATCCCGGCACTGCCCCGCGTCCGGAATCACTACCTGCAGGGCCAGAAGCCGTGGCAGTTGAGCCAATTTGCGAGCGACGGCGTGCCGGTTCCGGACACCCTGTTCACCAACGACCCGACGGCAGTCGAGGAGTTCTACCGAGACCACGACCGGGTTATCTACAAACCGGCGACTAACGGTGCGCCGCCCGCGGAACTGACCGACGAGGACCTCGCGGGCGACGGCCTCGGCGCGCTCGTGAACGCCCCCGTCCAGTTTCAGGAGTTCGTGCCGGGCGAGGACCTTCGCGTGTACGTCCTCGACGGCGAAGTCGTCGGCGCGATTCAGTACGACAGCGAGAGTTTCTCGTTCAAAATCGACCGACAGCGCGGCCAAGAAATCCAGACCACGGCCGCGTCGGTGTCCGACGACATCGCCGAGAGCGCGGTTCGGGCGATAGCGGCCGCGGGCCTCGTCTTCGGTGCCGCAGACGTTCGACGGCGGCCCGACGGCGACCACGTTGTCTTCGAGGTCAACGAGACGCCGGTGTTCAACGGTGCCGACGCCCGGTGTGACCAGAATGTCGCGGAGCGACTGGCCGAGTATCTCCTCGACGGCGGACGGTAG
- a CDS encoding ATP-dependent DNA helicase — MTVEIADIPDLPDGVPEHFREQGIEELYPPQGEAVEAGVAEGESVVASVPTASGKTLIAQLAMLTSIARGGKALYIVPLRALASEKRAEFEEFEEYGVSVGVSTGNYDSDGDWLAQKDIIVATSEKVDSLVRNGAQWVDDLTCVVADEVHLVDSKNRGPTLEVTLAKLRKLNENLQTVALSATVGNADEIADWLDATLVDSTWRPIDLQKGVLYGQALHLDDGSKKQISRGNEKPTASLVEDTLEDDGSSLVFVNSRRNAEAAARRLGDVTRGYLTPEEQTQLHEIARDIRDASDTQTSDDLADAVEKGSAFHHAGLSSESRELVEDAFRNRLVKVISATPTLAAGVNTPSRRVIVRDWRRYDGDVGGMQPLDVLEVHQMFGRAGRPGLDPYGEAVLLANNHDELDELFDRYVWADPEPVRSKLAAEPALRTHLLATVASGFADTEDELVSFLERTLYATQTDETGRLETVTQNVLEYLERNEFLERDDGNLRATGLGHRVSQLYIDPMSAAEIIDGLRDADDRPTALGLYHLVARTPDMYELYLRSGDREEYTELAYERETEFLGSMPSEFEDNAFEDWLSALKTARLLEDWTSELDEDEIAEQYGVGPGDIRGKVETAEWLLNAAERLAGELDLEWGPAIREAKKRVEYGVREELLDLAGVRNVGRKRARRLYEAGIESRADLRDADKSVVLGAVRGRRKTAESILENVGRKDPDMTAVEADGETAESATSDASADDGTGQQSLGDFE, encoded by the coding sequence GTGACCGTCGAAATCGCCGACATCCCCGACCTGCCCGACGGCGTGCCCGAACACTTCCGCGAGCAGGGCATCGAGGAGCTATACCCGCCCCAAGGCGAGGCCGTCGAGGCCGGGGTCGCCGAGGGCGAATCGGTGGTCGCCAGCGTCCCCACCGCCAGCGGAAAGACTCTCATCGCCCAGTTAGCGATGCTCACGAGCATCGCCCGCGGCGGCAAGGCGCTCTACATCGTCCCGCTCCGTGCGCTGGCCAGCGAAAAAAGGGCCGAGTTCGAGGAGTTCGAGGAGTACGGCGTCAGCGTCGGCGTCTCGACCGGCAACTACGACAGCGACGGCGACTGGTTGGCCCAGAAGGACATCATCGTCGCCACCAGCGAGAAGGTGGACTCGCTCGTCCGCAACGGTGCCCAGTGGGTAGACGACCTGACCTGCGTGGTCGCCGACGAGGTTCACCTCGTGGACTCGAAGAACCGCGGTCCCACGCTGGAAGTCACCCTCGCCAAACTCCGCAAGTTGAACGAGAACCTTCAGACGGTCGCGCTCTCGGCGACGGTCGGCAACGCCGACGAAATCGCCGACTGGCTCGACGCGACCCTCGTGGACTCGACGTGGCGACCCATCGACCTCCAGAAAGGGGTGCTGTACGGCCAAGCCCTCCATCTGGACGACGGGTCGAAAAAACAGATTTCCAGAGGGAACGAGAAACCTACCGCCTCGCTGGTCGAGGACACCCTCGAAGACGATGGCTCGTCGCTCGTCTTCGTCAACTCCCGGCGCAACGCCGAGGCCGCGGCCCGCAGACTCGGCGACGTGACCCGCGGCTATCTGACCCCGGAGGAACAAACTCAACTCCACGAAATCGCCCGAGACATCCGGGACGCCAGCGACACCCAGACCAGCGACGACCTCGCCGATGCCGTCGAGAAGGGGTCAGCCTTCCACCACGCGGGCCTCTCCAGCGAGAGCAGGGAACTCGTCGAGGACGCCTTCCGAAATCGACTCGTCAAGGTCATCTCCGCCACCCCGACGCTCGCGGCGGGGGTCAACACGCCCTCCCGACGAGTCATCGTCCGCGACTGGCGGCGCTACGACGGCGACGTGGGCGGCATGCAACCCCTCGACGTGCTGGAGGTCCACCAGATGTTCGGCCGGGCCGGTCGGCCGGGACTCGACCCCTACGGTGAGGCGGTCCTCCTCGCCAACAACCACGACGAACTGGACGAACTGTTCGACCGCTACGTCTGGGCCGACCCCGAACCGGTCCGGTCGAAACTCGCGGCCGAACCCGCGCTTCGGACCCACCTCCTCGCCACCGTGGCCTCAGGGTTCGCCGACACCGAGGACGAACTGGTCTCGTTCCTCGAACGCACCCTGTACGCGACCCAGACCGACGAGACTGGGAGACTGGAGACCGTGACCCAGAACGTCCTCGAATATCTGGAGCGCAACGAGTTCCTCGAACGCGACGACGGCAACCTGCGCGCCACCGGTCTGGGCCACCGCGTCTCGCAACTCTACATCGACCCGATGAGCGCGGCCGAAATCATCGACGGCCTCCGGGACGCCGACGACAGGCCGACCGCGCTCGGTCTCTACCACCTCGTCGCCCGAACCCCCGACATGTACGAACTCTACCTGCGGTCGGGCGACCGCGAGGAGTACACCGAACTCGCCTACGAGCGCGAAACCGAATTCCTCGGGTCGATGCCCTCGGAGTTCGAGGACAACGCCTTCGAAGACTGGCTCTCGGCGCTCAAGACCGCCCGCCTGCTGGAAGACTGGACCTCCGAACTTGACGAGGACGAAATCGCCGAACAGTACGGCGTCGGACCCGGCGACATCCGCGGCAAGGTCGAAACCGCCGAGTGGTTGCTGAACGCGGCCGAACGCCTCGCCGGCGAACTCGACTTGGAGTGGGGACCGGCCATCCGCGAGGCCAAAAAGCGCGTCGAGTACGGCGTCCGCGAGGAGCTACTGGACCTCGCTGGCGTCCGAAACGTCGGCCGCAAGCGCGCCCGCCGACTCTACGAGGCCGGCATCGAGTCGCGCGCCGACCTCCGAGACGCCGACAAGTCGGTCGTCCTCGGCGCGGTCCGGGGCAGACGGAAGACCGCCGAATCTATCCTCGAAAACGTCGGTCGCAAGGACCCCGACATGACCGCCGTCGAGGCCGACGGCGAAACCGCCGAGAGCGCGACCAGCGACGCCAGCGCGGACGATGGAACCGGCCAGCAGAGCCTCGGTGATTTCGAATGA
- the cgi121 gene encoding KEOPS complex subunit Cgi121, whose amino-acid sequence MRTVEGRAEIEDLDSFLETIGDLETEFDCAIQAFDPDYVLGEAHLRTAVEHADRAFDRGENVARERSVEILLYAAGRRQINRALRMGVGEGESDVVFVVHSPEGDDEAEEAAAKAVRDLLGSSSADSLAADRIDHDAVTDFFDVSEAELSATDATLADLVRERVALLDVKK is encoded by the coding sequence ATGAGGACGGTCGAAGGCCGCGCCGAAATCGAGGACCTCGATAGCTTCCTCGAAACCATCGGCGACCTCGAAACCGAGTTCGACTGCGCGATTCAGGCGTTCGACCCCGACTACGTTCTCGGCGAGGCCCACCTCCGGACAGCGGTCGAACACGCCGACCGGGCCTTCGACCGGGGCGAGAACGTCGCCCGAGAGCGGTCGGTCGAAATCCTGCTCTACGCCGCGGGCCGCAGGCAAATCAACCGCGCGCTCCGGATGGGCGTCGGCGAAGGCGAGTCGGACGTGGTGTTCGTCGTCCACAGCCCCGAAGGCGACGACGAGGCCGAGGAGGCCGCGGCGAAAGCAGTTCGGGACCTCCTCGGGTCCTCGTCTGCCGACTCGCTCGCGGCCGACCGCATCGACCACGATGCAGTCACGGACTTCTTCGACGTGAGCGAGGCCGAACTGTCTGCGACCGACGCGACTCTCGCGGACCTCGTTCGGGAGCGCGTAGCCCTGCTTGACGTGAAGAAGTGA
- a CDS encoding sulfatase-like hydrolase/transferase, which translates to MTGIAIVVLDTLRHDAFREAFDWLDGRWFTEAYSTSHWTIPAHASMLTGRYASEVGVHGRSPTLDCELPVLTERLAEEGYRTRMFTGNPQIYQYDGWERGFDQRVGQASLGLSDDAFDWATFGYDTEREGASLYLDALRRVLFGDCATLPSLREGYRLFTQSRAYGGGEGLRKRVRRTDFGDDEFLLANLMTAHTPYYPPDGGDPVTVLAADGLTDSVTNPGRIRRAYRAGVEYLSDLYRDIYADLRADFDYVITLSDHGELLGERGMWNHSLGLDPELIRVPLVIGGDDVESGTCEEVVSLLDVHQTIADLAGVEVESRGQNLLDSPEAVPRLFEYHGLVPFHDQQFERRGVPASERDQWTNPRDGFVAPDGFYGYQTPDGFRSVGEFTGGDPERKLSELVESIDRREIVAEDVSVSDDVQDRLEDLGYA; encoded by the coding sequence ATGACGGGCATCGCCATCGTCGTGTTAGACACGCTCCGGCACGACGCCTTCCGAGAGGCGTTCGACTGGTTGGACGGTCGGTGGTTCACCGAAGCGTACTCGACGTCTCACTGGACGATTCCCGCCCACGCCTCCATGCTGACTGGGCGCTACGCCAGCGAGGTCGGCGTCCACGGCCGGTCCCCGACCCTCGACTGCGAGTTGCCGGTCCTGACAGAACGACTCGCCGAGGAGGGTTACCGAACCCGGATGTTCACCGGAAACCCCCAAATCTACCAGTACGACGGGTGGGAGCGCGGATTCGACCAGCGCGTCGGGCAAGCCAGCCTCGGACTCAGCGACGACGCCTTCGACTGGGCGACGTTCGGTTACGACACCGAGCGAGAGGGTGCGAGCCTCTACCTCGACGCGCTCCGGCGAGTGCTGTTCGGCGACTGTGCGACCCTGCCCTCGCTCCGAGAGGGATACCGACTGTTCACCCAGTCGCGGGCCTACGGCGGCGGCGAGGGCCTCCGCAAGCGCGTTCGCCGAACCGACTTCGGCGACGACGAGTTTCTGCTGGCCAACCTGATGACCGCTCACACGCCCTACTACCCACCTGACGGTGGCGACCCCGTGACCGTCCTCGCGGCCGACGGACTGACCGACTCGGTGACGAACCCCGGTAGAATCCGGCGGGCCTACCGGGCCGGCGTCGAATACCTCTCGGACCTCTACCGGGACATCTACGCCGACCTCCGGGCCGACTTCGACTACGTGATTACCCTCTCGGACCACGGCGAACTCCTCGGCGAGCGCGGCATGTGGAATCACTCGCTGGGCCTCGACCCGGAGCTAATTCGGGTTCCGCTGGTCATCGGCGGCGACGACGTGGAATCGGGCACCTGCGAGGAGGTCGTAAGCCTCCTCGACGTTCACCAGACGATTGCGGACCTTGCTGGCGTCGAAGTCGAATCCCGAGGACAGAACCTGCTCGATTCGCCCGAAGCGGTCCCGCGACTGTTCGAGTACCACGGACTGGTCCCCTTCCACGACCAGCAGTTCGAGCGCCGAGGAGTCCCGGCCTCCGAGCGCGACCAGTGGACGAATCCACGTGACGGATTCGTCGCGCCCGATGGATTCTATGGCTACCAGACGCCCGACGGTTTCCGCTCTGTCGGGGAGTTCACCGGCGGAGACCCCGAACGAAAACTGTCGGAGTTGGTCGAGTCCATCGACCGCCGAGAGATAGTGGCCGAGGACGTGTCGGTCTCCGACGACGTGCAGGACCGACTCGAAGACCTCGGGTACGCCTGA
- a CDS encoding IMP cyclohydrolase, protein MYVGRFVVVGPEIAAYRVSSRSFPNRHIIERDGALTVAPTEEAPETDNPYISYNCVRTVGDGDAAVVGNGSHVDPITEKLQLGYPARDALAESLLALDYEKDDYDTPRIAGVLGRDGSYVGTVRKDALLVREVTKPTLVATYEKNSPEAFDFTAETAEAAASEAYDLDFEHAVCSAGVARTGAGFEFAIENRRDD, encoded by the coding sequence ATGTACGTCGGACGTTTCGTCGTCGTCGGACCGGAAATCGCGGCGTATCGCGTCTCGTCGCGGTCGTTCCCGAATCGACACATCATCGAGCGCGACGGCGCGCTGACCGTCGCACCGACCGAGGAGGCCCCCGAAACGGACAACCCCTACATCTCCTACAACTGCGTGCGAACGGTCGGAGACGGTGACGCCGCAGTCGTGGGTAACGGGTCGCACGTGGACCCCATCACCGAGAAACTGCAACTCGGCTACCCCGCCCGCGACGCCCTCGCGGAGAGTCTGCTGGCGCTCGACTACGAGAAGGACGACTACGACACGCCCCGAATCGCGGGGGTCCTCGGGCGAGATGGTTCCTACGTCGGCACCGTGCGCAAAGACGCCCTGCTGGTCCGTGAGGTCACGAAGCCGACCCTCGTGGCGACCTACGAGAAGAACAGTCCCGAGGCCTTCGACTTCACAGCCGAAACCGCCGAAGCGGCGGCAAGCGAGGCCTACGACCTCGACTTCGAACACGCGGTCTGCTCTGCGGGCGTCGCCCGCACCGGCGCTGGCTTCGAGTTCGCTATCGAGAATCGACGCGACGACTGA
- a CDS encoding metallophosphoesterase family protein, producing MRIGVLSDIHSNRVAFEAVLDDMPDVDALICAGDVVGYNPWPAECVEIVREREIPTVMGNHDRAVAEDTAFRFNAMAKAGVEHSTDRLSDDQRDWLADLPDARREFDGRVKIVHGHPDDPDHYTMPSEFSPALLGDEEVLVMGHTHVQHHEVYAEGVVMNPGSVGQPRDDDPRAAYAVLDLDDLSVEERRVEYDIDAVQEAVSDAGLPSRIGSRLSQGR from the coding sequence ATGCGAATCGGCGTCCTCTCCGACATCCACTCGAATAGGGTCGCGTTCGAGGCGGTCCTCGACGACATGCCAGACGTAGACGCGCTGATTTGCGCGGGCGACGTGGTTGGCTACAACCCGTGGCCCGCCGAATGCGTCGAGATAGTCCGCGAGCGCGAGATTCCGACCGTCATGGGCAACCACGACCGGGCGGTGGCCGAGGACACGGCCTTCCGGTTCAACGCGATGGCCAAGGCCGGCGTCGAACATTCTACCGACCGGCTTTCCGACGACCAGCGCGACTGGTTGGCCGACCTGCCCGACGCCCGCCGGGAGTTCGACGGTCGGGTCAAAATCGTCCACGGCCACCCCGACGACCCGGACCACTACACGATGCCCAGCGAGTTCTCGCCCGCGCTTCTGGGCGACGAGGAGGTCCTCGTCATGGGCCACACCCACGTCCAGCACCACGAGGTCTACGCCGAGGGCGTCGTCATGAACCCCGGAAGCGTCGGCCAACCCAGAGACGACGACCCCCGCGCGGCCTACGCGGTCCTCGACTTGGACGACCTGTCGGTCGAGGAGCGCCGGGTCGAGTACGACATCGACGCGGTGCAGGAGGCCGTGAGCGACGCCGGACTGCCGAGTCGCATCGGGAGTCGTCTCTCTCAGGGACGATAG